In Saccharomyces eubayanus strain FM1318 chromosome XIV, whole genome shotgun sequence, the sequence AAATGAATTACCTTTGATTTACCATGTTGACGTCGCTTCCATGTATCCAAATATCATGACTACTAATAGATTGCAACCAGATAGTATCAAAACGGAACGTGATTGTGCTAGTTGTGACTTCAATAGGCCTGGTAAATCTTGTGCAAGGAATCTGAAATGGGCCTGGAGGGGTGAATTCTTCCCAGCCAAGATGGATGAGTATAATATGATTAAGCGTGCCTTACAAAATGAAACTTTCCCCAATAAAAACAAGTTttctaaaaagaagatcctcacatttgatgaattgaGTTATACAGATCAGGTTGTTCATATAAAGCAACGTCTTACCGAGTATTCAAGAAAGGTTTATCATAAGGTTAAAGTTTCTGAAATTGTTGAAAGAGAAGCCATTGTTtgtcaaagagaaaatccATTTTATGTCAACACCGTCATGTCTTTTCGTGATAGACGTTATGAGTTCAAAGGTTTAGCGAAAACCTGGAAAGGAAATTTATCCAAACTTGATTCATCTGATAAGCACGCGAGAGATGAagctaaaaaaatgattattCTATATGATTCTTTGCAATTAGCGCACAAAGTTATTTTAAATTCGTTTTATGGGTACGTTATGAGAAAAGGTTCACGATGGTATTCTATGGAAATGGCAGGCATCACATGTCTAACTGGTGCTACGATTATTCAAATGGCGAGAGCCTTGGTTGAGAGAGTAGGAAGACCTTTGGAATTGGATACCGATGGTATCTGGTGTATTTTGCCGAAGTCTTTCCCAGAAACatatttctttactttAGACAATGGCAAAAAACTCTACTTGTCCTACCCATGTTCTATGTTGAATTACAGAGTTCACCAAAAATTCACTAATAATCAATATCAAGAATTAAAGGACCCTCTCAACTACATCTACGAGACTCATAACGAAAacacaattttttttgaagtcgATGGTCCATATAAAGCAATGATTTTGCCAAGCTCCAAGGAAGAAGGAAAGGgtatcaagaaaagatacGCCGTTTTCAACGAAGATGGTTCGCTTGCGGAATTGAAGGGTTTCGAACTGAAAAGACGTGGTGAATTACAGttaatcaaaaattttcagagtgatattttcaaagtatTTTTAGAAGGTGATACATTGGAAGATTGTTATGGAGCTGTAGCAAAAGTGTGCAATCGTTGGCTAGACGTTCTCGATTCACACGGTCTCATGCTGGAGGACGAAGATTTAGTCAGTTTGATTTGTGAAAATAGAAGTATGTCGAAAACATTAAAGGAATACGAAGGGCAAAAATCTACCTCCATTACAACGGCTAAAAGATTAGGCGACTTTCTGGGTGAAGACATGGTTAAAGACAAAGGTCTACaatgtaaatatattatCAGTTCAAAACCTTTTAATGCTCCCGTTACCGAACGTGCTATTCCAGTTGCAATCTTTTCAGCAGAGGTTTCAATCAAGAGGTCTTTCTTGAGAAGGTGGACTTTAGACCCATCTTTGGAAGATCTTGATATCAGGACCATTATCGATTGGGGCTATTATAGAGAGAGGCTTGGATCTGCTATTCAAAAGATCATCACCATTCCAGCAGCTTTACAAGGTGTTTCCAACCCCGTTCCTAGAGTAGAACACCCAGATtggttgaagaaaaaaattgcaacTAGTGAGGATAAGTTCAAGCAAACCTCATTgagtaaatttttttctaagaCTAAAGATGTACCTAAAATGGGTAAGATAAAAGACATCGAGGATTTATTTAAAACAACTTCAGAAGACCAAAGTACTATAATTAAGGTTGCAAGATCCactaaaaagaaaggcGGGTCTAAAAGAAGGAGAAACCAACAGGAAAATGAGGAAGAATCACTGGTTTTGCCCGCAGAGATTCCTTCAATGGAGGAAGATTATGTGAGATGGTTAAATtaccaaaaaattaaatggAAGATTCAAGCAAGGGATAGAAAGCGCAGAGATCAGTTATTTGGCAACACAAACAGTGCACACGAAAGAAGTGCACTAGGCAGTATGATTAGAAAGCAAGCGGAATCGTATGCCAACTCTACTTGGGAGGTCCTACAATATAAAGAGTCTGTTGAGCCAGGAGATTTGGATGTCTTTGTAGCCATTAATGGGAAAGTGCAAAATATAACATTCCACATACCGAAAACTATTTATATAAAGTTCAAAAGCCACACAATACCATTACAGAAGATTAAAAACTGCCTGGTTGAAAGGTCTTCTGCATTAATACCAAACAATCCGAAAACTTCTAATCCTACGACTGGTCAGCTATTTAAAGTGACACTACCAGAATCTGTCTTTCTCgaagagaaacaaaattgtACAAGCATCTTAAATGATGCAAATGCTCTTGGCACATTTGAAAGCACAATAACGCCTCATCAAAGAGCAATTATGGATTTGGGTGCGTCAGTGACATTTCGCTCAAAAGCAATGGGAGCGTTAGGTAAGGGGATTCAACAAGGTTTTGAAATGAAGGATCTTTCAATGACTGAGAACGAGAGGTACTTGAGTGGATTCTTGATGGATGTTAGTTATTTGTTACATTTTCCAACATCAATTGgatatgaatttttttcgttattcAAATCTTGGGAGGACACAATTACTGTATTGGTTTTGAAACCATCCAGCTCGGCGCAAGAAATAAACGTCTCCTCTTTAGAACAGATATACACACAAAtatttgagaaaaagaaaagtaaagtagaaaagttttcttACTTGGTtgatattaaagaaaaggtcAATTTCGAGTTTGCATATTTTACAGATATCTCAAAGCTGTATAGAAGACTTTCTCAAGAAACTACTAAactaaaagaagaaaaaggttTGCAATTCTTATTGTTATTACAATCTCCATTCATCACGAAGCTTCTAAGCGCAATACGTCTCTTAAACCAAATACCAGTTGTCAAGCTTTCTCTCAATGAAATTTCTCTTCCACAGTTGAATTGGCAGTCGAcgctattgaaaaaattggttaATCACATTATATCGAGTGGCTCTTGGATTTCTCATTTAATTAAATTATCCCAGTACAGTAATATTCCGATTTGTAATTTGAGACTGGACAATATGGATTATGTTATCGATGTTCTTTATGCGAGAAGGCTAAGGCATGAGAACATCGTGCTTTGGTGGAATGAGAAAAACCCATTGCCGGATCATGGTGGTACTCAGAATGATTTCGACTTGAATACATCGTGGATTATGAACGACTTGGAATTCCCTGAAATTAATAATCCAGACATCTATGATAATGTAGTACTAGATGTTAGTGTTGATAATCTAACAGTAAACACAATATTGGCATCTGCATTGATCAATGACGCGGAGGGTAGTGATTTGGTTAATAGTAGTATGGGTATGGACGATAAAAATTCCAACAGCAACTCTACGTCTGATTTTGTGCAGGATGCCTTTTCCAATGATGCTTTAAATGTTCTAAGGAGTATGCTAAAGGAATGGTGGGATGAAGCTTTGAAGGATAATGCAACTGCGGATTTATTGGTCAACTCTCTAGCAAGTTGGGTCCAAAATCCTaatgcaaaattatttgaTGGTTTGTTGAGATATCATGTCCATAACTTAACCAAAAAGTCATTACTTCAATTAGTGAATGAATTTAGCACTCTTGGCTCAACTATTGTCTATGCAGATAGGAACCAAATTTtaatcaaaacaaacaagtACTCACCCGAAAATTGTTATGCTTACAGTCAATATATGATGAAAGCGGTTAGGACAAATCCAATGTTTAGTTATTTGGATTTGAATATTAAACGTTATTGGGATCTGTTAATATGGATGGATAAATTCAACTTTAGTGGTTTAGCTTGTGGGAAGAtagaggaaaaggaaaagcaaGATTATAACGCATTTTCGGAATGGcaattaaagaaatttctgTCGCCTATATATCAGCCCGAATTTGAGGATTGGATGATGATCATCTTAGACAGTATGCTTAAAACCAAGCAGAACTATTTACAATCAAATTCAGGCACACAAAGACCTACTCAAATACTGAACACGAAGAAACAAGACAAAGAAGATGGCATTGACAACTCACTGAATGGGTTCTCGCACATTTTCTCTAAGCcgttaatgaaaagaactAAAAAGCTTCTAAGAAATCAGCAAGAATTTATATTAGATCCACAATACGAAGGAGACTACGCTATACCTATACTTCCTGGGTCTCATTTGAATATAAAGAATCCTCTTTTAGAACTCGTCAAATCACTCTGCCATGTGATGCTGCTATCGCACAGTACAACTTTGGAAATAAGGActttgagaaaagaattGCTGAAGATATTTGAGATACGTGAGTTTGCTAAGGTAGCAGAATTCAAGAATCCAAGTACAAGCTTAGTGGTTCCAGATTTTCTCTGTGAACACTGTTTCTTTATCTCTGACATTGACTTTTGTAAGACAGATCCTGATTCTATTTTCTCTTGTGCCAGGTGTCATAAGGGTTTTAACAGAGTGTTGTTACAAGAGCACTTAATTCAAAAGCTGCGTTCCGATATTGAATCTTATTTGATTCAAGATCTGAGATGCTCTAGATGTCATAAAGTGAAACGTGACTATATGAGTGCACACTGTCCCTGTGCGGGGGCTTGGGAGGGAACCGTACCTAGGGACTCTATTGTCCACAAACTTCACATATTTAAGCAAGTGGCCAAGTTCTACGACTTTGATCTACTATTCAACTCCATATCTGATCTGAGTATTTGACTGAATATTTCGTAATGCGCATGTTTAatgaacttttttcaacatgaaaaaataacaaaatatcattttctttgtttattctGAAAtcatatatagatatacatacacaaaaaaaacactctcaaaaaaacaattgaCAATCTCCATTTGCAACTACAATTGATACTGCTTTCGCTTCTGTGAACTCGCTCTGTTATTTTGTGAGAAGTAGAATGAATGTCACTACTCCCGAGGTTGCCTTTAGAGATTACCAGATCAAATGTCTTGCATCGTACATCTCTGCTGATCCAGACATTACTCCACCAAATTTAATTCTGCAAGGCTACAGTGGAACAGGAAAAACGTATACTTTAAGAGAATATTTTAAAGCCAATCCAGACTTGCATGCGGTTTGGCTGGAACCTGTCGAGTTGGTTTCTTGGAAGCCCCTACTGCAAGCAATAGCGCGTACTGTTCAGTATAAGCTAAAAGTATTATACCCAAACATCCCAGCTACAGACTACGATCCATTACAGGTTGAAGAGCCATTTCTTTTAGTCAAAACAttgcataatatttttGCTCAATATAAGTCTTTGAGGGAAAAAGTTTGTCTGTTCTTAATATTGGATGGTTTTGATAGTTTACAAGATTTAGATGCTGCATTGtttaataaatatattaaacTACACGAATTACTTCCAAAGGACTCCAAAgttgatttgaaatttgtttACACCATGTTAGAGACATCTTTTTTACAGAGATACTCCACACATTGTATTCCAACCATTATGTTTCCGAGGTATGAGATGGATGAAATTTCTAGTATCCTAGTTATGTCTAGATGTGGTGAGCTAGTTGAAGACTCATGCCTGCGTAAGCGCATTATTGAAGAGCAGATAACGGATTGTACAGATGACCAGTTTCAAAGTGTAGCAGCAAACTTCATCCACTTGGTTGTACAGGCGTTTCATTCTTATACTGGTAATGATGTATTTGCATTGAATGACCTGATCGACTTTAAGTGGCCAGATTATGTCTCTCGCATTACCAAGGAGAACATATTTGAACCGCTGACTCTTTATAAAAGTACAATCAAACTATTTGTTGGCACTGATGATGATTTGAGTACAAATGAAATTGCAGAGAATTCCATGAATATTAATGGGGATGAGCCTAAGAGCAGCCAAACGTACGAACTATCAATAATTTCCAAGTATCTGCTAATAGCTTCGTACATTTGTTCGTATTTGGAGCCTAGATATGATGCAAGTATTTTTTCCAGGAAAACACGTATTATACAAGGTAGAGCAGCTTATGGacgaaggaaaaaaaaagaagtcaACCCAAGATATTTGCAACCTTCTTTGTTTGCCATTGAAAGATTGCTGGCTATTTTTCAAGCTATATTTCCTATGGAAGGAAAAGCCAAAAGTGGTTCTCTATCGGCTCTTCGTGAGGAACCTTTAATGAGAGCAAATATTGAGGTGTTCCAAAATTTGTCAGAATTGCATACCTTAAAACTAATAGCTACAACCATGAGCAAAAATATCGATTATTTGAGTCCTAAAGTCAGATGGAAGGTAAATGTTCCTTGGGAAATTATCAAGGAAATATCGGAATCTGTTCAATTCGATATTAGCGATTACTTTAGTGATGTTCATGAATAATCAGTTCCTCTGAAAGATATTCGATGCTTGCACAGGTCTGGCGCTTTTGATATATGTGTAATGATGACACACCTACCACTACCTTATATAAATGTTTATAAATGATATGATAAAATGCATACTCTACAGGGCGAAATCGAACAACCTTTTCTCACGTATAAGCTCCTACTTGCAAAAAAGAGCGCAGCCTTAATCATATTTGGGTGACAAAATCAGTCTACCGAGGTACTTTTTGAATGCAATTAGTCTAATGCTTTTAGCACTGAAGTAAAAACCTGGATGCAAAAGTGGccttttcttattttttaactGAAAAGGCGTTTAAATTCCTTTACCAAAATGCCTTACCATGATTGGGCTTGGTCTTGTGTACTTTTCGTTTTGGCActttcgtcatcttctaCAAAACCTTTAATATCTCCAGCAATGGCCCTTGAGACGTCTTCAAACATTTCAAATGTTAGaggttttttcttttcatcctTAATTAATCGTTGAAGAGCTATAAGAATTGTCCTGAACTTATTTTTGAGTTTTACTAACACCTTTTCGAACCCTATcacattttcatcatcattattcATTTCTAAACCGTTTATTAATGTGCGAACAGTATGGATATTGTTTTCGAACAaaggattttgaaaattatacGAATCTAAAACATCACACAATCCTTTCATTTGTCCTAGGATGATGAATCTCTGGAATCCTACTTGTAGGCCAAATTGTTTGCCCTCCAAGAAGTTTTGCTTCAAATTCTCATTTTGCCCTTCACGATAACCGTCTTGGTAATATTGTTCTTCTAAAGTCAGTGAATCGTCAAAATCCATTGTCATTGGCCTTaaattctcttctttttattaatCCGTTGTGCGGTCAAGTAAAGGAAGtagattttgattttcctGAGATGACCTTTCAACTAAGGATGGAGATTTTCGTATTAGTAACTTCATattaaaaaaggaaatcgttaaataaaaaatgagagtagagtattgaaaaagaactgCCGCATTTCTATCTGCAAGCTATTTATTGAGAATATTGATTATTTAATTATAGTTAATTAATTATAATAAGAGTAACGTAAAGTCGAACGAGAGACTAACCTATTCAATTCACATCTACAACTGCTTCCCTGATTTTACTTCTTTACCagttttcttgattttctcTAAAATAAAGTCGTAAGAAAGCGTAGTGTACACGTCTACTGATTGCTGCTCAAGTGATATATTTATCTTAGAAACGTCTGGCTCTAGTCTTGTCAAAACCTTATTAACTGCGCTAGAACAACCCGAACAGGTCATGACGACATTGAATTGGTAATGATTTGTATCAGCCATTGCGTACGCTAGATTCCTCTTGAATTGTTGCAACTGATGGATTTTACTGTTTCTATCTTCCTATAAAATTGTGAGAGTtattttgatgatattCAAAGTTGGGCTACAAGTGTGTCAAGTTTGCACccacaaaaaaaaccacCACACCACATGAAATCTTTTTGAACAATGATAGGAATAGAAGAGTACATATTGTCGTTCCTTATAACTTATGTGTATACAACAAAGACAAGATATTAGTAAATTACACGATTATACAAGCTTAAACATTTCTCAATCTTCTAAACCAGCATCTCTGATTTCGTGGATGTCATCAATAGCATTTCTTCGTAGAGGTGTGTCAGCAAACAACAACTCTATCCATTGAATAAGCTCATCGGTTGTGAAAAGATAAAAGTCACCGTTATAAAACATCTCCATGATCTCTTTTAAATGCAAAGGTAGAAACTTGCCCATTGTGGCGAATTTTTCTCTCATCGCTTTATAACCGGGTTCTTCCGCTAATGTTTGTATCTCAGTATTGTTAACTAGTAAAGATACAAGCTCACCTAAATTTTCCGAATTGACCTCAGAGATGATCTTCCATTTTAGGATTTTATTTGTCACGCAGTCATTATACAAAAAGTTTAGGAATGACAATAAATAACGGGTACTTTCTTCaccttttattttctctaGCGGATAAATGATTTCCTTTGAGATATATGGTAGCAGGCTCTCAATGATGGCATCCCATGATggattcttttctttctcacGGAATTCTGTTAACTGACGCTCAATTAACCTAGAAACAAAACGATACTTCATATTTAATCGAGTTTCCAACAAATTTCTCGTCAATTCCTTTATTCTGTAtagtttttcatcttgttcTATTAGATACCTCATATCCACATAAAGTTGATACCAAttgttgaaaagattaTTAGTGCACATAGCCATGTACGATGTTTGCAAAAGATTATATTTGTATGCAAAGTATTGCTTATCAACATGACTATCTTTAAAAgagttcttgaaattctGTGAAATTGTCAAAAACAAGTTCGGTAACTGTGTCACTTCAATGCGGTCTTCATTAAGTGTTATATTGTGAACTTTTGATGGTTTTATTTTACTTACAGAGGAAAAGTCACTAACgttttcgtcttcgtcgATTGCCCATGCTTCATCCCAGGcattttctccttcttcttcttcctctggttcttcttccatCTGTTCGGctggtttttcttcctcgtcATCGATATCTACgtcaatttcttcaccCCATGCATCAGCATCATCATCCGCCTCCCAATTCCAGTCGTCATCCTTGGGTGCTGAAGTAtgatgttcttttttttcttgttttgtGTCCATACCACTGTTCCCTTTGTTCTCACTTGTTGTATTAGTGCTACTACGAGCATGCTTGAGCTCGATCGTTTCTAAAGTTTTCCAACTTTTATTTGGGTCCTCGAAAATATCTCTTATATTATTGATATGCGATTCGAGAATTTTGTCTAGCAATAGATTATAATATAACTGCTTATTCATCAACAGATCTTGTATTTCCTTTCCGGAGTAAAACCAGTTTTCGGTTTTAGTTTCTGAGGCTAATTTGATCAATTTGTCGTTCGTCGAAGAGACTAGAGTTTTGAGAGGGGAGTCTAAGGAGTCTAAAATTATTGATGCGttatttttcacaaatttggtaaattcTGTATTAAATAAATGTCCTAATTCGGAACTCAAGGTTCGCATGTCTCTCAGGGCCAATCCGTGCAATATGAAATCGCATACTGTTTCGAAACTTGCTAATACAGTAGTGGTGTTTTGGCCATGCGGCGCagatttagaaaaattaagCATCTTCTTCTCATCATCATGCGAGATTTGTTTCCCAGGTATAAAAATTGAGCTTCTGATCTTATTGACAACACTGGCAAGATTCACATAATCCTTTAAAATTACATTCAACTTTGCTCTTACTTGCTCCTGGGAGTCAGCATTGTCCATATCTGAAATGATCCATGACTGACTATCCAGACCACCTTGAGGAAAATACTGCTGAGTCACGAAATCCATAAACGTGTTGTACTCAATATCCACTTCGTCTTTGCCCCATTTGACGGTTGGTGTAAATTGAATAGTATTCTCAGTAATCCTCCAAAACCCAGTTGTAAGAATTTCATACAGTTCCGTGACAAGTTTTAAATGTAGTGAATCAACGTATAATGATATTGACTGCTGAAAGTTAAAGCTTTGCTTTAGAAAGGCTGTATTGTTACGCATTTTTTGCCGTAAAGATTGCAACGAATAGTAGCAATTTTCTAGTTCTAGAAGTTCTAAATTGGTTTTAACTTCCGTTAATAAATTCGATAGTATCTTCAAGTTGTCCAGAGTGTTCAGTTCGTTGGCCAGCTGTGCCTCTTGTTGTAATAGATCGCTAGACTCTTGTTGTAATTCTTTGCCATTTATTATATGGTTATCATCTTTAATTATCAAAGGATCCTTCCGTAACTCGCGTataatttcatctttatcatGAAAAAGAGCTTCCATATCCAGTCCAGAGATCATGTAATTTCCAGCAGTTAAACGAGTTGTGTTACTTCATTTTTGACATATTCaaatatcttcaaaaactaATGATCTTATTATGGAACCTTTAAATTCAACATGTTGTTCATTATATATCACTCCAAACGAAAAGACTTAATTAGCTTCTATACACTTGATTCAAAACACTTGTTGGTAAGTGTTAATGTCATTATGCTTTATAATGCTAAAATACTGagattttttattacatAATGGTTCTAGTTGTTCATATTAGGGATGATCCCAATTTTTTAAGCTCTTCGTCACAATTGAGGCAGTATTTCTGCAATTGTGTGTCATTCGACCAAAGATCAGCCATTTCTATCGACACCATCGAACATTTATCAATTTCGTCTGATAAAAACTTTTTATAGTCACCCTGTACTAGCTGTTTCTCCATGTCTTGCAGTATCCTTAATTCGATCAACAGTTCGTTCCTCCTCATCGCCAACTCTTTCCGCGTTTCCCTGTACTGGCAATCTTTAGTGAAACTGCCGTCACtgaacttttcaaaaatgggaCTATCCGGTGTAACTGATAATTGATTGGTCAGTAGATCTGAATCACTTATGTAAATGGCTCTTTTCATTGTGAATTTATCTGATCCGAGGCGATCCtggaatattttttcagccCTCTTTACGGACCAGTAGGAAACTGATGCTCTTCCTGATAAAAACACGCTAAACATAATAGATGCTAACAACCCAATTACCATTTTCCGATTAATATGcgagaatttttcagcaaaCAACAATAAGATACCAATCAATATCctaaaaaatacaaatgtTAAATTGGTAATCCTGTAAACCATCAGTTTAATGAATATTAAGAACAAAATAGTGCATGAATACTTTATGTCATATTGAatcttttcacttttctcAAATTTATCGCTCTTGTCACCGGTTggttcttcatttttacTGTTAGAAACGCCTAAAATACCACATAGCTTAACAGCCTTAATAACTTTCCCATGCTTGCCAATTCTCTCTAAATAGTACCGTATCACTTTTCTTATCAGTAGGAATTCGCTATATGTAAATTTTAATACCCAGTTTTGGCACACCATCTCCGCCAAAGATAATTTCTTTACTACTTCCCCAGTTCTACTATCAATGTACTCTAGTTTGTACAAAACATGGAGTAGAGAACTATTTGCCGTCAGATTCAGTTTAATTTCTAAACGGTTATCGGTATCATATGACTCGGATATGACAAACTTGACTGAAATTCTTAGTAGATGACAAAATGGCActttaataaaaatggGATCCAGATCAATTTCAtaatatttgttttcaacaaTATCGACAATTCTTTGAGTAACAAAAATTGGTTTGGATTCTCTATCTCTGAGATATTTTCCAGTATTCAAGAAGTTGTCAGTCATATCCAATCGGAATGGTATTTTACGAACCAATTGTAATCTGTCCTTGgcatctttttctttatgcCAAAACGatttgatgttttctttcgtattttttcttgctaGAAATAGACATTTTGGAAAGGCTCCCGACTTGTCACCAAATAATATATGAACCAATCCTTTGCTGGAAATTTCATACTCGTGATCATATGTAGTTGTGTATTCtgtttgaagttttttGAGCCTGTTCAATAAAGAAGATGCGTCATCAGGCATCTCCCAAAACGTTACATGAGATCCTATCATTTTGGATATACTGTTCATAGCCTTATTATTggaattttcttctttttctgctttatttgattcttcttgctttttctcttgaaaATCCTTCTCCATCTGCTCAAGTTTCACtaatatttcttcattgccatttggattttttgaagccttgttttccaaaaggcACTGCAATTTAGAGGCAATGAGTTTATAGTCAGTAAACAAGATTATTGCCTTCATCTGTAAACCGCTGGCATCataaaattttaaagttttctttgatgtcTTATCGGTTTCTACTGAAACAATATCAGCTAGATTGATGTTCGTGAGACAGATGAACTCCATAGAGTTCATGTAGCAATAAATATAATCCTTTGTGCAGAAACAAGTTGCCGAAAacttttgtcttttgttGGGGCACCAAAATGCttcaaatttgaataataaaagtTCTTC encodes:
- the LTO1 gene encoding ribosome biosynthesis protein LTO1, coding for MTMDFDDSLTLEEQYYQDGYREGQNENLKQNFLEGKQFGLQVGFQRFIILGQMKGLCDVLDSYNFQNPLFENNIHTVRTLINGLEMNNDDENVIGFEKVLVKLKNKFRTILIALQRLIKDEKKKPLTFEMFEDVSRAIAGDIKGFVEDDESAKTKSTQDQAQSW
- the ATX1 gene encoding copper metallochaperone ATX1; amino-acid sequence: MADTNHYQFNVVMTCSGCSSAVNKVLTRLEPDVSKINISLEQQSVDVYTTLSYDFILEKIKKTGKEVKSGKQL
- the POL2 gene encoding DNA polymerase epsilon catalytic subunit, which encodes MFGKAKNRGGFSTARYSSNNKYNSLSNNYALSAQQLLRASKIDEIDSMMGFERYVPPQYNGKFDVKDIDQIPGRVGWLTNMHATLVSQETLSGGGNTGGNTKDGEHATSNQGVSGVDFYFLDEEGGSFKSTVMYDPYFFIACNDESRVNDVEELVKKYLESCLKSLQIIRKEDLSLDNHLLGLQKTLIKLSFVNSNQLFEARKLLRPILQDNSHNKVQRNIYSAATNTEKIEAKHLIEDIREYDVPYHVRVSIDKDIRVGKWYKVTQQGFIEDTKKIAFADPVVMAFDIETTKPPLKFPDSAVDQIMMISYMIDGEGFLITNREIISEDIEDFEYTPKPEYPGCFTIFNENDEVALLQRFFEHIRDVRPTVIXTFNGDFFDWPFIHNRCKIHGLDMYDEIGFAPDAEGEYKSSYCSHMDCFRWVKRDSYLPQGSQGLKAVTQAKLGYNPIELDPELMTPYAFEKPQHLSEYSVSDAVATYYLYMKYVHPFIFSLCTIIPLNPDETLRKGTGTLCEMLLMVQAYQHNILLPNKHTDPIERFYDGHLLESETYVGGHVESLEAGVFRSDLKNEFKIDPTAIDELLQELPQALKFSIEVENKSSIDKVTNFDEIKEQITQKLLELKENNIRNELPLIYHVDVASMYPNIMTTNRLQPDSIKTERDCASCDFNRPGKSCARNLKWAWRGEFFPAKMDEYNMIKRALQNETFPNKNKFSKKKILTFDELSYTDQVVHIKQRLTEYSRKVYHKVKVSEIVEREAIVCQRENPFYVNTVMSFRDRRYEFKGLAKTWKGNLSKLDSSDKHARDEAKKMIILYDSLQLAHKVILNSFYGYVMRKGSRWYSMEMAGITCLTGATIIQMARALVERVGRPLELDTDGIWCILPKSFPETYFFTLDNGKKLYLSYPCSMLNYRVHQKFTNNQYQELKDPLNYIYETHNENTIFFEVDGPYKAMILPSSKEEGKGIKKRYAVFNEDGSLAELKGFELKRRGELQLIKNFQSDIFKVFLEGDTLEDCYGAVAKVCNRWLDVLDSHGLMLEDEDLVSLICENRSMSKTLKEYEGQKSTSITTAKRLGDFLGEDMVKDKGLQCKYIISSKPFNAPVTERAIPVAIFSAEVSIKRSFLRRWTLDPSLEDLDIRTIIDWGYYRERLGSAIQKIITIPAALQGVSNPVPRVEHPDWLKKKIATSEDKFKQTSLSKFFSKTKDVPKMGKIKDIEDLFKTTSEDQSTIIKVARSTKKKGGSKRRRNQQENEEESLVLPAEIPSMEEDYVRWLNYQKIKWKIQARDRKRRDQLFGNTNSAHERSALGSMIRKQAESYANSTWEVLQYKESVEPGDLDVFVAINGKVQNITFHIPKTIYIKFKSHTIPLQKIKNCLVERSSALIPNNPKTSNPTTGQLFKVTLPESVFLEEKQNCTSILNDANALGTFESTITPHQRAIMDLGASVTFRSKAMGALGKGIQQGFEMKDLSMTENERYLSGFLMDVSYLLHFPTSIGYEFFSLFKSWEDTITVLVLKPSSSAQEINVSSLEQIYTQIFEKKKSKVEKFSYLVDIKEKVNFEFAYFTDISKLYRRLSQETTKLKEEKGLQFLLLLQSPFITKLLSAIRLLNQIPVVKLSLNEISLPQLNWQSTLLKKLVNHIISSGSWISHLIKLSQYSNIPICNLRLDNMDYVIDVLYARRLRHENIVLWWNEKNPLPDHGGTQNDFDLNTSWIMNDLEFPEINNPDIYDNVVLDVSVDNLTVNTILASALINDAEGSDLVNSSMGMDDKNSNSNSTSDFVQDAFSNDALNVLRSMLKEWWDEALKDNATADLLVNSLASWVQNPNAKLFDGLLRYHVHNLTKKSLLQLVNEFSTLGSTIVYADRNQILIKTNKYSPENCYAYSQYMMKAVRTNPMFSYLDLNIKRYWDLLIWMDKFNFSGLACGKIEEKEKQDYNAFSEWQLKKFLSPIYQPEFEDWMMIILDSMLKTKQNYLQSNSGTQRPTQILNTKKQDKEDGIDNSLNGFSHIFSKPLMKRTKKLLRNQQEFILDPQYEGDYAIPILPGSHLNIKNPLLELVKSLCHVMLLSHSTTLEIRTLRKELLKIFEIREFAKVAEFKNPSTSLVVPDFLCEHCFFISDIDFCKTDPDSIFSCARCHKGFNRVLLQEHLIQKLRSDIESYLIQDLRCSRCHKVKRDYMSAHCPCAGAWEGTVPRDSIVHKLHIFKQVAKFYDFDLLFNSISDLSI
- the ORC5 gene encoding origin recognition complex subunit 5 — its product is MNVTTPEVAFRDYQIKCLASYISADPDITPPNLILQGYSGTGKTYTLREYFKANPDLHAVWLEPVELVSWKPLLQAIARTVQYKLKVLYPNIPATDYDPLQVEEPFLLVKTLHNIFAQYKSLREKVCLFLILDGFDSLQDLDAALFNKYIKLHELLPKDSKVDLKFVYTMLETSFLQRYSTHCIPTIMFPRYEMDEISSILVMSRCGELVEDSCLRKRIIEEQITDCTDDQFQSVAANFIHLVVQAFHSYTGNDVFALNDLIDFKWPDYVSRITKENIFEPLTLYKSTIKLFVGTDDDLSTNEIAENSMNINGDEPKSSQTYELSIISKYLLIASYICSYLEPRYDASIFSRKTRIIQGRAAYGRRKKKEVNPRYLQPSLFAIERLLAIFQAIFPMEGKAKSGSLSALREEPLMRANIEVFQNLSELHTLKLIATTMSKNIDYLSPKVRWKVNVPWEIIKEISESVQFDISDYFSDVHE